One genomic segment of Hemibagrus wyckioides isolate EC202008001 linkage group LG08, SWU_Hwy_1.0, whole genome shotgun sequence includes these proteins:
- the fhl1a gene encoding four and a half LIM domains protein 1a isoform X2, translating into MTFYRHSGPRSYLSSIMTERFNCFYCRDDLHGKKYIMKDEKHVCVRCFDKLCANTCAECRRPIGADAKELTHKNRHWHEDCFRCAKCYKPLANEPFAAKDDGKIMCGKCGAREDSPRCQGCYKVIMPGSQNVEYKHKVWHEECFICFECKQPIRSQSFLTKGDEFYCGACHEKKFAKNCARCKEPISSGGISYQDKPWHSECFVCKTCKKPLAGARFTAHEDDFYCVDCYKTSVAKKCSGCQNPITGFGRGTNVVNYEHHTWHEYCFNCKKCSLSLAHKRFVMHEENIYCPDCAKKL; encoded by the exons ATGACTTTCTACAGGCACTCAG GCCCACGTAGCTATCTCAGCTCCATCATGACTGAGCGCTTCAACTGCTTCTACTGCAGAGATGACCTGCATGGCAAAAAGTACATCATGAAGGATgagaagcatgtgtgtgtgcgctgcttTGACAAGCTGTGTGCCAACACCTGTGCAGAATGCCGTCGACCTATAGGAGCTGATGCTAAG GAGCTGACCCATAAGAACCGCCACTGGCATGAGGACTGCTTCCGCTGTGCCAAGTGCTACAAGCCGCTGGCCAACGAGCCTTTTGCAGCTAAAGACGATGGCAAGATCATGTGTGGGAAGTGTGGTGCCCGTGAGGACTCACCCCGCTGCCAGGGCTGCTACAAAGTCATCATGCCTG GCTCTCAAAATGTGGAGTACAAGCATAAAGTGTGGCATGAGGAATGCTTCATCTGCTTTGAGTGCAAGCAGCCAATCCGTTCTCAGAGTTTCCTGACCAAGGGGGACGAATTCTACTGCGGTGCTTGCCATGAGAAGAAGTTTGCCAAGAATTGTGCCCGCTGCAAGGAG CCCATCTCCTCTGGTGGGATCAGCTATCAGGATAAACCCTGGCACTCTGAATGCTTTGTGTGTAAGACCTGCAAGAAGCCACTGGCTGGTGCTCGCTTCACTGCTCATGAGGATGATTTCTACTGCGTGGACTGCTACAAGACCTCCGTGGCCAAGAAGTGCTCTGGATGTCAAAATCCTATTACTG GTTTTGGCAGAGGGACTAACGTGGTGAACTATGAGCACCACACTTGGCACGAGTACTGCTTTAACTGTAAGAAGTGCTCCCTGTCCCTGGCTCACAAGCGCTTCGTCATGCATGAGGAGAACATCTACTGCCCTGACTGTGCCAAAAAGCTGTGA